A window of the Cryptococcus neoformans var. neoformans B-3501A chromosome 9, whole genome shotgun sequence genome harbors these coding sequences:
- a CDS encoding hypothetical protein (Match to EST gb|CF191876.1|CF191876; HMMPfam hit to GFO_IDH_MocA, Oxidoreductase family, NAD-binding Rossmann fold, score: 53.7, E(): 4.9e-13), which yields MPINVALLGGGIFAVDAHLPALAKSGTLASLEAVWSRSESSSTKAAEAWKSLTGQEVTKYSETGCDNLDKLLSREDIEAVIIALPILSQSDIIARALKAGKHVLSEKPVSQDVTSATKMLKDYQENYQAQGLVWRVAENWEVEPAHIFAAQALKAGHIGNLNTFSISSVLFVDSEDNKYFETEWRKRPQHQGGYLLDAGVHNAGVLRTVLPSPITHLSAHTALNNEHLPPYDWLSVITRSKPNNIHGQILIDYGARGREPMWELRLTGSDGEIYSEDINDDGVDSIKVQVRSGKFGRTKREIKIFPKTGVYEEQRRFFEAIAGKPDEYGSVQGALNDVALIQAALTSNGNEVALNILK from the exons ATGCCTATCAACGTCGCATTGCTTGGTGGGGGCATCTTTGCCGTTGATG CTCACCTTCCCGCTCTGGCCAAATCTGGTACCCTCGCCTCACTGGAAGCCGTCTGGTCTCGTTCGGAGTCATCATCGACCAAGGCCGCTGAAGCATGGAAATCTCTTACAGGCCAGGAGGTTACCAAATACAGCGAGACTGGATGTGATAATTTAGACAAGCTTCTCTCTAGGGAGGATATCGAGGCTGTCATTATTGCgcttcccattctttcccAATCCGATATAATTGCAAGAGCCCTCAAAGCCGGAAAGCATGTGTTATCAGAGAAACCTGTTTCCCAAGACGTTACTTCAGCAACCAAGATGCTCAAAGACTATCAGGAGAACTATCAAGCCCAAGGTCTT GTATGGAGGGTGGCTGAGAACTGGGAAGTCGAGCCCGCCCACATCTTTGCTGCACAAGCCTTGAAGGCAGGTCATATTGGAAACCTCAACACTTTCTCCATCAGCTCTGTCTTATTCGTCGACAGCGAAGACAATAAGTACTTTGAGACGGAATGGCGAAAGAGACCTCAGCATCAAGGAGGTTACTTGCTGGACGCGGGTGTG CATAACGCCGGTGTTCTTCGTACCGTTCTTCCATCACCTATAACCCACCTTTCCGCCCACACAGCCCTCAACAACGAACACTTACCCCCGTACGACTGGTTATCTGTCATCACCCGTTCCAAACCTAACAATATTCATGGGCAGATCTTGATAGACTATGGTGCTCGTGGTAGAGAACCTATGTGGGAGTTGCGGCTGACTGGATCAGACGGCGAGATTTATTCGGAGGACATAAACGACGATGGCGTGGATTCCATCAAGGTTCAAGTTCGCTCTGGTAAATTTGGGAGGACAAAGAGGGAGATCAAGATATTTCCGAAGACCGGAGTTTACGAAGAGCAGCGACGTTTCTTTGAGGCGATCGCTGGCAAACCAGATG AGTATGGATCGGTGCAAGGTGCCCTGAATGATGTTGCGTTGATACAAGCTGCTTTGACTTCGAATGGCAATGAAGTCGCCCTCAATATTCTGAAGTGA
- a CDS encoding hypothetical protein (HMMPfam hit to adh_short, short chain dehydrogenase, score: 202.2, E(): 9.9e-58), with the protein MSPLTPKTAPALADNVLDLFSLKGKVAVVTGASVGIGLAAATAFAEAGANVVLLYARSKHTEKTASDLAARTGVKVKAYQLDVRDYDATQRLVENVVKELGRLDIWVANAGIPQDDTILDGNRKHWEDIIAVNYTAVVYQAQIVGKAFKKQGNGSFIITASAAGIANIRPTDQGVYNSSKAAVIALARSLAQEFKDFARVNSVSPGYMGDAQGAPESEITNALTRQVLNRTGEYRELAGAYLYLASDASTFCTGTDLIVDGGYHC; encoded by the exons ATGTCACCTCTTACACCTAAGACCGCCCCTGCATTGGCCGACAACGTCCTTGA TTTGTTCTCTCTCAAGGG TAAAGTCGCTGTCGTGACTGGTGCCTCTGTCGGTATCGGTCTAGCTGCCGCTACTGCCTTCGCTGAGGCCGGCGCCAATGTCGTTCTGCTCTATGCAAGAAGCAAGCATACTGAAAAGACCGCTTCCGATCTAGCTGCTCGAACGGGGGTCAAAGTCAAGGCCTATCAACTCGACG TGCGGGACTATGACGCCACTCAGCGGTTGGTTGAAAATGTCGTGAAAGAGCTTGGCAGGCTGGATATCTGG GTAGCTAATGCCGGTATTCCCCAAGACGACACTATCCTCGATGGCAACCGGAAACACTGGGAGGACATCATTGCCGTCAACTACACCGCTGTTGTATATCAAGCTCAAATCGTTGGAAAGGCATTTAAGAAGCAGGGGAACGGCTCGTTCATCATTACAGCATCTGCTGCCGGTATCGCCAACATCCGACCTACTGACCAAGGCGTTTACAACTCTAGTAAAGCTGCAGTGATCGCTCTGGCCCGTTCGCTTGCTCAGGAATTCAAGGATTTCGCCAGGGTCAACTCTGTGTCTC CTGGCTATATGGGTGATGCACAAGGCGCGCCGGAGTCTGAGATTACCAATGCCTTGACTCGTCAGGTCCTCAACCGGACAGGGGAGTACAGAGAGCTTGCTGGTGCCTATCTTTACCTTGCTTCCGATGCTTCGACCTTCTGCACCGGCACAGATTT GATTGTCGACGGTGGCTATCACTGCTAA
- a CDS encoding hypothetical protein (HMMPfam hit to Lipase_GDSL, GDSL-like Lipase/Acylhydrolase, score: 70.1, E(): 5.8e-18) codes for MSSKKTHIDQIVLIGDSLTQFALGEKGFAGQLANHFQRQFDVVVRGFSGYNSRWVLEMARLFMPELKRIRLAVIWLGTNDALLPPEPRAIDPESYKANIAKIVSLVPLSAKVILVSPPPYSLKGKAKDLELEYYPGIKLDRDPAHSLLYNLKARELADNLNEAGDRKGNVAFCDTRTSMERAALEESPDNLEEGLFKYLRDGVHLSPDGYQCMYETLLHVIKSRFPELGQEPYFFADYETVDHTQPERYFG; via the exons ATGTCTTCCAAGAAGACTCATATCGACCAGATTGTTCTCATCGGAGATTCTCTTACACAA TTTGCTTTGGGAGAAAAAGGGTTTGCAGGTCAACTCGCCAACCATTTCCAGCGGCAATT TGATGTCGTAGTCCGAGGTTTCTCTGGCTATAATA GCAGATGGGTCCTAGAGATGGCCCGACTATTCATGCCGGAATTGAAGCGCATCAGACTCGCTGTGATATGGCTCGGA ACCAACGATGCTCTCCTCCCACCTGAACCACGAGCGATTGATCCCGAGTCATACAAGGCCAACATTGCCAAGATCGTATCTCTTGTACCGCTTTCTGCCAAAGTAATTTTGGTGTCTCCTCCGCCATACTCTCTCAAGGGAAAGGCAAAAGACCTGGAGCTAGAATATTACCCCGGCATCAAACTTGATCGTGACCCCGCCCACTCTTTGCTGTACAATCTCAAGGCACGTGAGCTTGCGGACAATCTCAACGAGGCGGGTGATAGGAAGGGAAACGTTGCTTTCTGCGATACACGAACATCCATGGAAAGGGCTGCTCTGGAGGAATCACCCGATAACTTGGAAGAAGGTCTTTTCAAGTATCTTCGTGATGGAGTCCACCTTTCGCCGGACGGCTACCAG TGCATGTACGAAACTCTCCTCCATGTCATCAAGAGCAGGTTCCCGGAACTCGGGCAAGAACCTTACTTTTTTGCAGATTATGA GACGGTAGATCATACCCAACCAGAAAGGTATTTTGGATGA
- a CDS encoding hypothetical protein (HMMPfam hit to Amino_oxidase, Flavin containing amine oxidoreductase, score: 157.8, E(): 2.3e-44), translating into MPPPVTDDGYHWTRSTGMQQGVLRCKGVVDPLSRIDNSFLEYDVVVIGAGYAGLIAARELVQRGHSVALLEARDRVGGRTWTAEVDGYMYEMGGTWVTHWMGYLQKEMERYGMEDDLITTRLKGAGDDFYTLNVPGAKPRKMSHAEAGALAARAWDIFVNVDGNGGRTVCPLPHAPFNNVRTTKADVEAIDQLSAVDRLEQIGHLLTNEERGVLEALLLHISGGTLETTSTWDIVHSNALQGHSSVNFEEVWTTYKLREGQSGLARAMFDEACIAGLDYAFKTPVDTIRDLRNFVEIHTTTGSTFRATRVISTIPLNVLHTIKFDPPVSPTRAEAFRLGHVNHMSKIHAEVKGDIASWCGLTYPAKLMFGYSDGLYPNGNTHIVTFGADETDDFVPEKNPEQVIEAMNRIRPVDVQRMVFHNWNTDPWSMAGPAWYRPGYATKYQEELQSRHGNIFFASADWARGWRAAIDGALEQGFCNAQSVSRELQGRHWKRGYFLPQGDSVSDSIPHVGAMKGGVNGKDGVNGKDGVNGLSNGVNGFHI; encoded by the exons ATGCCTCCTCCTGTTACCGATGATGGCTACCACTGGACCCGTTCTACAGGTATGCAACAAGGTGTACTCCGTTGTAAAGGGGTTGTGGACCCTCTAAGCCGGATTGACAATAGTTTCCTTGAATATGATGTCGTGGTCATTGGCGCTGGCTATGCCGGTCTGATCGCGGCTAGAGAGCTTGTGCAGCGCG GCCATTCCGTTGCTCTTCTCGAAGCCCGAGACCGTGTCGGAGGAAGAACCTGGACTGCCGAAGTTGATG gatatatgtatgagatGGGTGGTACATGGGTCACCCATTGGATGGGTTACCTACAAAAAGAAATGGAGCGATACGGCATGGAGGATGATCTCATTACCACAAGGCTTAAAGGGGCCGGAGACGACTTCTACACTTTGAATGTACCAG GTGCTAAGCCGCGCAAAATGTCTCACGCCGAAGCAGGCGCTCTCGCAGCTCGCGCCTGGGATATTTTCGTCAACGTAGATGGCAATGGCGGGCGCACCGTCTGTCCCCTCCCCCACGCTCCCTTCAATAACGTCAGAACAACCAAAGCCGATGTCGAGGCTATCGATCAACTATCAGCAGTCGACCGCCTGGAGCAGATTGGGCATTTGCTCACCAATGAGGAACGGGGAGTTCTTGAGGCTTTGCTTCTTCATATCTCCGGAGGTACTCTTGAGACTACATCCACCTGGGATATTGTTCACTCCAATGCTCTCCAAGGACATTCTTCGGTCAATTTTGAAGAAGTATGGACTACTTACAAGCTCCGTGAGGGTCAATCTGGTCTTGCAAGAGCTATGTTCGACGAAGCTTGTATTGCAGGCTTGGACTACGCTTTTAAGACCCCGGTTGACACCATTCGTGACTTGAGAAACTTCGTCGAGATTCATACCACTACCGGCAGTACCTTCCGAGCGACCCGAGTTATCTCAACCATTCCACTCAATGTTCTCCATACTATCAAGTTCGACCCCCCTGTGTCCCCAACACGTGCCGAAGCTTTCCGTCTTGGTCACGTCAATCACATGTCCAAGATTCATGCCGAAGTCAAGGGCGATATCGCTTCTTGGTGCGGTCTGACATATCCTGCCAAATTAATGTTTGGCTACAGTGATGGGCTTTATCCTAATGGGAATACTCATATTGTCACCTTTGGAGCGGATGAAACGGATGACTTCGTTCCCGAGAAGAACCCTGAGCAAGTAATTGAGGCTATGAACAGGATTCGCCCTGTGGATGTCCAGCGTATG GTCTTCCATAATTGGAATACCGACCCATGGTCCATGGCTGGCCCTGCGTGGTATCGGCCTGGGTATGCTACCAAGTATCAGGAAGAACTTCAATCACGCCATGGAaacatcttctttgcttctgCCGACTGGGCAAGGGGCTGGCGAGCTGCGATAGACGGCGCCCTTGAACAAGGCTTCTGCAATGCACAAAGCGTTTCTAGAGAACTCCAAGGAAGGCACTGGAAGCGAGGATATTTTTTGCCGCAAGGTGATTCTGTTAGTGACTCAATCCCCCACGTTGGCGCTATGAAGGGCGGTGTGAATGGGAAGGACGGAGTGAATGGGAAGGACGGAGTGAATGGGCTTTCTAATGGTGTGAACGGCTTCCATATTTGA